The following are from one region of the Mercenaria mercenaria strain notata unplaced genomic scaffold, MADL_Memer_1 contig_1643, whole genome shotgun sequence genome:
- the LOC128551760 gene encoding chitin synthase chs-2-like — translation MKGRTESAGDFLQQMFLDVYQVFHCDKPSFSHFTCAIVFVLVFYGLIRLCLCNCQIQSGWRIEYCAASENKTHCPEDFDEFFKQRRRWIASTLANLWLLIKEWRYIRKHNLRVSYLFLVYQVLLLVATLISPSSIILVVSGGLKYGMNFNPEATFSLQLVLCLCFTLICLYTSQRVQLYK, via the exons ATGA aaGGCCGTACAGAATCAGCAGGTGATTTCCTGCAGCAGATGTTTCTAGATGTATACCAAGTGTTTCACTGTGATAAACCATCGTTTTCCCATTTCACTTGCGCCATTG tatttgttCTTGTCTTTTATGGACTAATAAGACTATGTCTTTGCAACTGCCAGATCCAAAGCGGTTGGCGCATCGAGTATTGTGCAGCATCCGAGAATAAAACTCATTGCCCAGAAGACTTCGATGAGTTTTTCAAACAGCGGAGGCGCTGGATTGCATCAACGTTGGCAAATCTATGGCTACTGATAAAAGAGTGGAGATACA TCCGAAAACACAACCTCCGTGTATCATATTTGTTCCTTGTGTACCAAGTCCTGTTGCTGGTTGCTACGCTGATCTCACCAAGTTCAATCATTCTTGTCGTCTCAG GAGGACTGAAATACGGAATGAACTTTAACCCTGAAGCAACTTTCAGTCTTCAACTCGTGTTGTGTTTATGTTTCACGTTGATCTGTTTATATACTTCACAGAGAGTTCAGTTATAT aaataa
- the LOC128551762 gene encoding uncharacterized protein LOC128551762, whose amino-acid sequence MEVLKDLKIKEIRTDLGITKKGHIKRLLKGINQLRKPTIAEQKRAAIQRLIINQETSKLEDVNVDVYAFWEYLRKKCLQPQSAVFESDEHLKVKLRHLRNRWLAIFAMINILWLILISSLADKGKLLGVFGSNPVGFVVIVLFSFILLLQFLAMIVHRISTLMHFLGRTPYKCNSAYNSSWMFDFSDLHTLDETERKQFHEYSGKAEERIFRKWRTKDKADSIVDETTPLVSNEHR is encoded by the exons ATGGAAGTTCTTAAAGATCTCAAGATTAAAGAGATTCGTACTGACCTTGGCATTACAAAAAAAG GTCACATCAAGAGACTGCTAAAGGGAATAAACCAACTACGGAAACCAACGATTG CGGAACAGAAGCGTGCGGCCATTCAAAGACTgattataaaccaagaaacatcAAAGCTTGAAGATGTGAATGTTGATGTATATGCCTTTTGGGAATATCTCCGAAAGAAATGCCTCCAACCACAGTCAGCTGTATTTGAATCAGACGAGCATTTGAAAG TTAAGCTTCGCCATTTAAGGAACAGATGGCTGGCAATTTTTGCAATGATTAATATACTTTGGCTGATCCTGATTTCGTCTTTAGCTGATAAAGGAAAACTACTCGGTGTGTTCGGGAGTAACCCAGTCG GTTTTGTTGTGATAGTGCTATTCAGCTTCATACTTCTCCTCCAGTTCTTGGCAATGATAGTACATCGTATTTCAACATTGATGCACTTCTTGGGGAGGACGCCCTACAAATGTAACAGCGCATATAACAGCAGTTGGATGTTCGATTTCAG tGACTTGCACACATTAGACGAGACCGAACGTAAGCAATTCCATGAATATAGTGGGAAGGCAGAGGAAAGGATTTTCAGAAAGTGGCGTACCAAAGATAAAGCAGATTCAATTGTTGACGAAACTACACCATTGGTTTCAAATGAGCATAGATGA